In the genome of Paenibacillus pabuli, one region contains:
- a CDS encoding MBL fold metallo-hydrolase codes for MASDNLITAGMTGLEEVAHDILSLRTLFVNVVFIGEPGSRNWVLVDTGMASFTDQILHIAAERFPGPPSAIILTHGHFDHVGTVIELEQFWGVPVYAHPLELPFLTGLKDYPPADPSVGGGLMARLSFAYPNEAINLDDRIFSLPDDHSIPGVCGWEWLHTPGHTPGHVSLFREEDRILIAGDAIVTVKQESLWSVLLQDKQLNGPPAYFTTDWQEAHRSVQHIRRLEPAVAVTGHGHSLTGKMLRDSLERLDVDFEQSAVPDHGKYVDK; via the coding sequence ATGGCATCTGACAATCTGATTACAGCAGGAATGACAGGACTCGAAGAAGTCGCGCACGATATCCTCAGTCTGCGTACACTGTTTGTTAATGTTGTGTTCATCGGGGAGCCTGGAAGCAGGAACTGGGTGCTTGTGGACACGGGTATGGCGAGTTTCACTGATCAGATCCTTCATATTGCAGCTGAACGGTTTCCTGGTCCGCCATCTGCGATTATTTTGACTCATGGTCATTTTGATCACGTGGGGACTGTCATTGAGCTGGAACAATTCTGGGGTGTTCCGGTGTATGCACATCCGCTGGAGCTGCCCTTTTTAACAGGTTTAAAAGATTATCCCCCTGCCGACCCTTCCGTAGGTGGCGGGTTAATGGCAAGGTTGTCATTCGCTTATCCCAATGAGGCCATTAATCTGGATGATCGGATATTCAGTCTGCCTGACGATCATTCTATTCCAGGTGTTTGCGGATGGGAATGGCTGCATACACCTGGTCACACACCGGGCCATGTGTCGCTATTTCGTGAAGAAGATCGTATCCTGATTGCAGGAGACGCAATCGTCACCGTGAAACAGGAATCCCTCTGGAGTGTGCTGCTTCAGGACAAACAGTTGAACGGTCCACCTGCATATTTCACGACGGATTGGCAGGAGGCCCATCGATCGGTTCAACATATTCGAAGACTGGAGCCCGCAGTTGCTGTTACCGGGCACGGACATTCCTTAACGGGAAAAATGCTGAGAGATTCGCTGGAGCGACTGGATGTTGATTTCGAACAGTCCGCCGTTCCGGATCATGGAAAATATGTGGATAAATAG
- a CDS encoding aldose 1-epimerase: MTQQNAAFEEQFGGIPAVWLRFNQFEAAVIPSVGANLVAFRDTEQGFRYLREPDQEHMDEFTAAPAVYGIPILSPPNRYEDGRFPWNGEVYQLPVNEPATGNHLHGFLHEAEWKVDGYGSDELESYVVLSQEVKEGHVFYKYLPFTFTVTLRYSLSSLGLQQQLNVRNNGKERMPNLFAFHTAISVPFAPESKASDYTAKITIGQRRELNERSLPTGQFQPLTPEEEQLKAEGVSPFFAAMDNHYTAEPQNGRNYMELTDHRTGDKLVYDVGTSYKHWMIWNNNMAGGFFCPEPQMNLVNAPNVQGIPAEEIGLIGLEPGELFEQTSRLYPIKPQK; the protein is encoded by the coding sequence ATGACACAGCAAAATGCAGCTTTTGAAGAACAATTTGGAGGTATCCCAGCGGTCTGGCTTCGTTTTAATCAATTTGAAGCGGCTGTCATTCCGAGCGTAGGTGCCAACCTTGTCGCTTTCCGTGATACAGAGCAGGGCTTCCGTTATTTGCGTGAGCCGGATCAGGAACATATGGATGAGTTTACGGCTGCACCTGCCGTATATGGTATTCCGATTCTTTCCCCGCCAAATCGTTATGAGGACGGTCGCTTTCCCTGGAACGGTGAAGTCTACCAATTACCTGTGAACGAACCGGCTACAGGCAATCATTTGCACGGATTCCTGCATGAAGCCGAATGGAAGGTTGATGGCTACGGATCTGACGAGCTGGAGAGTTATGTCGTGCTCAGTCAGGAAGTGAAGGAAGGACACGTATTCTACAAATACCTGCCCTTCACATTCACAGTGACGCTTCGTTATTCACTGAGTAGTCTTGGACTGCAGCAGCAATTGAATGTCCGCAATAACGGGAAGGAACGCATGCCGAATTTGTTCGCATTCCATACAGCCATCAGTGTACCTTTTGCACCGGAAAGCAAAGCATCCGATTACACGGCCAAGATAACGATTGGTCAGCGTCGTGAGTTGAACGAACGTTCTTTGCCTACGGGACAATTTCAACCGCTTACACCAGAGGAAGAGCAATTAAAAGCTGAAGGCGTTAGTCCGTTTTTTGCAGCCATGGATAATCATTACACAGCAGAACCGCAGAATGGGCGCAATTATATGGAGCTTACAGATCATCGTACTGGAGACAAGCTTGTATATGATGTAGGGACGTCGTATAAGCACTGGATGATTTGGAATAACAACATGGCTGGAGGCTTCTTCTGTCCTGAGCCACAGATGAACTTGGTTAACGCACCGAACGTACAAGGCATTCCCGCTGAAGAAATCGGTCTGATTGGTCTTGAGCCGGGTGAATTATTCGAGCAAACCAGTCGTCTTTATCCGATCAAACCGCAAAAATAA